A DNA window from Vibrio cidicii contains the following coding sequences:
- a CDS encoding FAD-dependent oxidoreductase: protein MSQNVYQFIDVQRVDPAKKPLQIRKIEFVEIYEPFTKQQATAQADRCLDCGNPYCEWKCPVHNYIPQWLKLANEGRILEAVELSHQTNSLPEVCGRVCPQDRLCEGSCTLNADFGAVTIGNIEKYITDKAFEMGWKPDMSKVEWTDKKVAIIGAGPAGLAAADVLVRNGVKPVVFDRYPEIGGLLTFGIPSFKLEKGVMENRRRVFSEMGVEFRLNVEVGKDIQMQQLLDEYDAVFLGVGTYKYMRAGLSNEGASGVYDALPFLISNTYKVMGLEHDKPFIDMAGKNVVVLGGGDTAMDCVRTSIRQGASRVICAYRRDEENMPGSRREVKNAKEEGVEFMFNLQPLGIEVDAAGSVTGVKVVQTALGEPDEAGRRRPEPVAGSEHILPADAVIMAFGFQPHQMSWLEPYGVELDQWGRIKAPADQSFKFQTSNGKIFAGGDAVRGSDLVVTAIDEGRKAAEGILDYLEV from the coding sequence ATGAGCCAGAATGTATACCAATTTATTGATGTTCAACGCGTCGATCCGGCTAAGAAGCCTTTGCAGATCCGCAAGATTGAGTTTGTTGAAATTTATGAGCCGTTTACTAAACAGCAAGCCACCGCTCAGGCGGACCGCTGCTTGGACTGCGGGAACCCGTACTGTGAATGGAAATGTCCCGTGCACAACTACATCCCGCAGTGGCTAAAACTGGCCAATGAAGGGCGCATTTTGGAAGCGGTTGAGCTGTCGCATCAAACCAACAGCTTGCCTGAAGTATGTGGTCGCGTGTGCCCACAAGATCGCTTGTGCGAAGGATCATGTACGCTCAATGCCGACTTTGGTGCGGTCACCATCGGCAATATTGAAAAGTACATCACTGACAAAGCTTTTGAAATGGGCTGGAAGCCTGACATGTCCAAGGTGGAATGGACCGACAAGAAAGTGGCGATCATCGGCGCTGGCCCGGCGGGTCTCGCCGCGGCGGACGTACTGGTGCGCAACGGGGTGAAACCTGTGGTGTTTGATCGCTATCCAGAGATCGGCGGCCTGCTCACCTTTGGCATTCCTTCATTCAAGTTGGAAAAAGGGGTGATGGAAAATCGCCGTCGCGTGTTTAGCGAAATGGGCGTTGAGTTCCGCCTCAACGTAGAAGTGGGCAAAGATATCCAGATGCAACAGCTGCTCGATGAGTATGACGCGGTATTTCTTGGTGTGGGCACCTACAAATACATGCGCGCAGGGCTGAGTAACGAAGGTGCCTCTGGCGTGTATGACGCGCTGCCATTTCTTATATCCAATACTTACAAAGTGATGGGGCTTGAACACGATAAACCGTTCATCGATATGGCTGGCAAAAACGTGGTGGTGCTCGGCGGGGGTGATACTGCGATGGACTGCGTGCGCACGTCCATTCGCCAGGGCGCTTCACGGGTTATCTGTGCTTATCGACGCGATGAGGAGAACATGCCTGGTTCTCGTCGTGAAGTGAAAAACGCCAAAGAGGAAGGGGTTGAGTTTATGTTCAACCTCCAGCCACTCGGCATTGAAGTGGATGCGGCCGGATCGGTCACCGGTGTCAAAGTGGTGCAAACCGCGCTGGGGGAACCCGATGAAGCGGGACGCCGTCGCCCAGAGCCCGTTGCGGGCAGTGAGCATATTCTGCCTGCTGATGCGGTAATCATGGCGTTTGGTTTTCAACCGCACCAGATGAGCTGGCTGGAACCTTATGGCGTCGAACTCGATCAGTGGGGACGCATTAAAGCGCCAGCGGATCAATCGTTTAAGTTCCAAACCAGCAACGGCAAAATCTTTGCTGGCGGCGATGCAGTACGAGGTTCCGACTTAGTCGTGACCGCCATCGATGAAGGTCGCAAAGCCGCTGAAGGGATCTTAGACTACTTAGAAGTCTAA
- the mtnN gene encoding 5'-methylthioadenosine/S-adenosylhomocysteine nucleosidase, giving the protein MKVGIIGAMQQEVAILKDALQNAKTVSKAGCTFYSGQINGVDVVLLQSGIGKVAAAIGTTILLDEYQPDVVINTGSAGGFDASLNLGDVVISSEVRHHDADVTAFGYEIGQMAGQPAAFEADEKLMSLAEKALAQMEGQHAVRGLICTGDAFVCTAERQAFIRSHFPNVIAVEMEASAIAQTCHQFKVPFVVVRAISDVADKESPMSFEEFLPLAAQSSSQMVFNMLSLIK; this is encoded by the coding sequence ATGAAAGTTGGTATTATCGGTGCAATGCAACAAGAGGTTGCCATTCTTAAAGATGCGCTGCAAAACGCAAAAACAGTCAGTAAAGCAGGCTGTACCTTTTATTCAGGTCAGATCAACGGCGTTGACGTGGTGTTACTGCAATCGGGTATTGGTAAAGTGGCCGCAGCCATTGGCACAACGATTCTGCTCGATGAATATCAACCTGACGTGGTGATCAACACTGGCTCGGCTGGTGGTTTTGACGCTAGCCTCAACTTGGGTGATGTGGTGATCTCCAGCGAAGTTCGCCACCACGACGCCGACGTCACGGCATTTGGCTACGAAATTGGCCAGATGGCAGGCCAACCAGCGGCTTTTGAAGCCGATGAAAAGCTGATGAGCCTCGCGGAAAAAGCGCTGGCGCAAATGGAAGGTCAACACGCGGTGCGCGGCTTGATCTGTACCGGCGATGCGTTTGTCTGCACCGCAGAGCGCCAAGCTTTCATTCGTAGCCACTTCCCAAATGTGATTGCCGTTGAAATGGAAGCGTCAGCCATTGCCCAGACTTGCCACCAGTTCAAAGTGCCGTTTGTGGTCGTGCGCGCCATCTCAGATGTGGCAGATAAAGAGTCGCCAATGAGTTTTGAAGAGTTTCTCCCATTGGCGGCACAAAGCTCGTCGCAAATGGTCTTCAACATGCTGTCGCTGATCAAATAA
- a CDS encoding LysR family transcriptional regulator, which produces MLLEGIETLLVLSKEKTMSRTGSQLYISQSAVSKRIANLEKKLGKKLVVPAGRHIKLTAEAEQLIANIGPTFNELRGLIFEQQALEDDTLIRLDCSETLVAGYLTQVMGEYRQRDPHFSITTHHTPRIVEQVQSGKATLGLCAGYLPGNHGLMTLHLFDEPFYIVSRQPLSSLPNEVVTNDLANPANTYQAAILARLGINPVMEMDSYTASAQLALGGMAPALVPLSIVNALKIESQYCFDFAELAPLFRPIHICLRATSYRSPRVRTLIETIVSAVPTAA; this is translated from the coding sequence ATGCTGTTAGAAGGCATCGAAACGCTGTTAGTCCTCAGTAAAGAAAAAACCATGAGCCGCACAGGCAGCCAGCTGTATATCAGCCAGTCTGCTGTCAGCAAACGGATTGCCAATCTGGAAAAGAAACTGGGTAAGAAACTGGTGGTTCCTGCTGGTCGGCACATCAAACTCACCGCCGAAGCCGAGCAGTTGATCGCCAATATTGGGCCGACATTCAATGAGTTGCGCGGCCTAATCTTTGAGCAGCAAGCGCTGGAAGATGATACCCTGATCCGCCTCGACTGCTCAGAAACTTTGGTCGCTGGCTATCTGACTCAAGTGATGGGCGAGTACCGCCAGCGTGATCCTCACTTCTCCATCACCACGCACCATACGCCGCGCATTGTCGAACAGGTTCAATCGGGCAAAGCCACGCTAGGGCTTTGCGCTGGCTATCTGCCGGGTAACCATGGGTTGATGACGCTGCATCTGTTCGATGAGCCATTTTATATTGTCAGTCGCCAGCCATTGAGCAGCTTGCCAAACGAAGTGGTGACCAACGACTTGGCCAACCCGGCTAACACCTATCAGGCCGCCATCCTCGCTAGGCTTGGCATCAATCCGGTGATGGAAATGGACTCCTACACCGCATCTGCACAATTGGCATTGGGTGGTATGGCCCCCGCCCTCGTGCCCCTTTCCATCGTCAATGCGCTCAAAATCGAGTCACAATACTGCTTTGACTTTGCCGAATTAGCGCCGCTGTTTCGCCCGATCCACATTTGTCTTCGGGCCACCAGCTACCGCTCGCCGCGTGTTAGAACATTGATAGAAACGATTGTGAGTGCTGTTCCCACAGCAGCTTAA
- a CDS encoding DUF1499 domain-containing protein yields the protein MKQAVLLTFCLCGLTACATGVTPMMDRTASPCGDKPNCVSTQENRDKFRLEPFALKPQATLAQIEQVALQLPGAKSAQQHENYLRIECTSRVFRFVDDLELKIDGKQLLVRSESRVGYSDFGVNRKRAEQLRTLLQEAGLIE from the coding sequence ATGAAACAAGCCGTTCTTCTCACCTTCTGCCTTTGTGGGCTAACGGCCTGCGCAACCGGAGTCACGCCAATGATGGACCGAACCGCTTCCCCTTGTGGCGATAAGCCAAACTGCGTTTCTACACAAGAAAATCGCGACAAGTTTCGCCTTGAGCCTTTTGCTCTCAAACCACAGGCAACCTTAGCTCAAATAGAACAAGTTGCATTACAGCTTCCCGGCGCCAAAAGCGCACAGCAGCACGAAAATTATCTACGCATCGAATGCACTTCACGTGTATTTCGTTTTGTCGATGATTTGGAACTGAAAATAGATGGCAAGCAATTGCTGGTACGCTCAGAATCTCGGGTCGGCTATTCTGATTTTGGTGTTAACCGTAAGCGAGCTGAGCAGTTAAGGACCTTGCTACAAGAGGCCGGATTGATCGAATAA
- a CDS encoding cobalamin biosynthesis family protein — protein sequence MEELFKQLYANGAILIMWGALLFHLLLPIPRASHPIRLWHKFAQLLAEKVNRPDSYTQNQLSGTLALLLMLLPCLVLLVALQPLVWQTELFELALLLLALDWRSNETLARQLMRAMANEDKVTARELLTPFLNRETRTLSLLGLGKAGAETVILGYGRNVIGVFFWFAIGGGIGALMYRLTTELARAWSPSRQHYAPFGLSAVRLTALLDVIPLRLFALLLAIGKNAGIALSGIKQQAPSWPLPGPGWLLCVVGNKLQLSLGGPAIYAGRKTERAKIGGRIAPSALHIDQIQTLLAWRIFVWLLLQSLILGLIHQGI from the coding sequence ATGGAAGAACTGTTTAAGCAACTCTATGCCAATGGCGCGATCCTCATTATGTGGGGCGCGCTGTTGTTTCATTTACTTTTGCCTATTCCCCGAGCTTCTCATCCGATCAGGTTATGGCATAAGTTCGCCCAACTGTTGGCGGAGAAAGTCAATCGTCCCGACAGTTACACACAAAATCAACTCTCCGGCACCCTTGCACTGCTACTGATGCTGTTGCCATGTTTAGTGCTACTCGTCGCCCTACAGCCTTTAGTATGGCAAACAGAGCTGTTTGAGCTGGCGCTGCTGCTCTTGGCGCTTGACTGGCGTAGCAACGAAACACTGGCCAGGCAATTGATGCGCGCGATGGCCAATGAAGACAAAGTGACAGCCCGTGAGTTACTCACCCCGTTTCTCAATCGCGAAACGCGCACTCTTTCCCTACTTGGATTGGGCAAAGCGGGCGCAGAGACCGTCATTCTGGGTTATGGGCGTAATGTCATTGGCGTGTTTTTTTGGTTTGCGATCGGCGGCGGTATTGGCGCCTTGATGTATCGACTCACCACAGAGCTCGCCCGCGCTTGGTCACCCAGTCGCCAACACTATGCCCCCTTCGGTCTCTCTGCCGTTCGCTTGACCGCCTTATTGGACGTTATCCCACTGCGCCTATTTGCCCTGTTGTTGGCTATCGGAAAAAACGCCGGCATTGCGTTAAGTGGCATCAAACAGCAAGCGCCATCGTGGCCGCTCCCCGGGCCTGGCTGGCTGCTGTGCGTTGTGGGCAACAAATTGCAACTCTCGCTCGGCGGGCCGGCGATTTATGCAGGCCGAAAAACCGAGCGAGCAAAAATTGGCGGTCGAATTGCCCCTTCCGCGCTGCATATTGACCAAATCCAAACACTGCTGGCGTGGCGAATTTTTGTCTGGTTGCTGCTGCAAAGCCTGATTCTTGGCCTGATCCATCAAGGAATATAA
- a CDS encoding glutamate synthase subunit beta, producing MGKPTGFLEFGRELPKKIDPAVRIQNNKEFVLNSDFGNKINTQASRCMDCGVPFCHNGCPIGNIIPEFNDAVYRDSWEEAWQILSSTNNFPEFTGRVCPAPCESACVLGINQDPITICNIEKTIVETAYREGYAKPKTPRSRTGKKVAIIGSGPAGLAAAEQLNSAGHFVTVFERDEKVGGLLRFGIPDFKLGMDIIDRKIDLMAQAGVEFKVNQHVGVNVNAQQIRQEYDVVLLTGGSTVPRDLPIPGRELNGVYFAMQFLAQNNRRANNMDLKGEEIHAAGKHVVVIGGGDTGSDCVGTSNRHGAASITQVEIMPMPPEKRPANMPWPQYPMILRTSTSHEEGCERHWNILTKEFIGNEQGQVTGLRLADIVWKKAAPGERPSFEEVAGSERVIPCDMAFLAMGFLHPEPHGVLAQLNVALDERGNVATQDFQTNQPGVFAAGDMRTGQSLVVRCINEGRESARAIDAYLMGNTNLEAKADSLMLSAG from the coding sequence ATGGGTAAGCCTACTGGATTTTTAGAGTTTGGTCGTGAACTGCCGAAGAAAATTGACCCAGCAGTTCGTATCCAAAACAACAAGGAATTTGTCCTAAACAGCGATTTTGGCAACAAAATCAATACACAAGCATCACGTTGTATGGATTGTGGCGTGCCGTTTTGTCATAACGGCTGCCCGATCGGTAACATCATCCCAGAGTTTAACGACGCGGTGTACCGTGATAGCTGGGAAGAGGCGTGGCAGATCCTAAGTTCGACCAATAACTTCCCTGAGTTTACTGGTCGCGTCTGCCCTGCACCGTGTGAAAGCGCCTGTGTGCTTGGCATCAACCAAGATCCGATCACCATTTGTAATATCGAGAAAACCATCGTGGAAACGGCGTATCGTGAAGGGTACGCCAAACCGAAAACCCCTCGTTCACGCACGGGGAAAAAAGTCGCGATCATCGGCTCTGGCCCGGCGGGCCTTGCCGCTGCCGAGCAGCTCAACAGTGCGGGCCATTTTGTCACTGTGTTTGAGCGCGACGAAAAGGTCGGTGGTTTGCTGCGCTTTGGGATTCCCGATTTCAAACTGGGCATGGACATCATCGATCGCAAAATCGATCTAATGGCACAAGCTGGTGTTGAATTTAAAGTCAATCAACACGTTGGCGTTAACGTCAACGCGCAGCAAATTCGCCAAGAGTACGATGTGGTGCTGCTGACGGGTGGCTCGACCGTGCCGCGCGATCTGCCCATCCCGGGTCGCGAGCTGAATGGCGTCTATTTTGCGATGCAGTTTTTGGCGCAAAACAACCGCCGCGCGAACAACATGGATCTCAAAGGGGAAGAGATCCACGCAGCTGGCAAGCATGTGGTAGTGATCGGCGGTGGTGATACCGGTTCTGACTGTGTCGGCACCTCAAACCGTCACGGCGCCGCCAGCATCACGCAAGTGGAAATCATGCCGATGCCACCAGAAAAACGCCCTGCGAATATGCCTTGGCCGCAATATCCGATGATTCTGCGCACGTCGACATCGCACGAAGAGGGTTGTGAGCGCCATTGGAACATTTTGACCAAGGAATTTATCGGCAATGAGCAGGGGCAAGTCACTGGCCTGCGCCTCGCTGATATTGTGTGGAAAAAGGCCGCCCCAGGTGAGCGCCCCAGCTTTGAAGAGGTGGCAGGCAGCGAACGTGTGATCCCTTGTGACATGGCGTTTCTGGCTATGGGTTTCCTCCATCCAGAGCCTCACGGCGTTCTTGCCCAACTGAATGTGGCGCTTGATGAGCGTGGCAACGTCGCCACTCAAGATTTCCAGACCAATCAACCGGGCGTTTTTGCCGCCGGTGATATGCGCACTGGCCAATCTTTGGTGGTACGCTGTATCAACGAAGGGCGCGAAAGTGCTCGCGCTATCGATGCTTACCTCATGGGTAACACCAACTTAGAAGCCAAAGCCGATTCACTGATGCTCTCTGCTGGCTGA